From Deferrisoma camini S3R1, the proteins below share one genomic window:
- a CDS encoding rubrerythrin family protein, with protein sequence MNAMTEANLKSAFGGESMAHMRYLHWAELAEKEGFPGVARLFRAVARAEWIHAGNHLRVLKDRVGDAAVTAGGGFGYQSTSQALQGGIDGETFEIEQMYPVYKQVAEFQGETAAVRSFHYALETEKVHRALYEEAKAAVDQGKDISFGTLHVCPVCGYTVKGDAPEHCPVCGAGADRFEAHQV encoded by the coding sequence ATGAACGCGATGACCGAGGCGAACCTGAAAAGTGCGTTCGGCGGCGAGTCCATGGCCCACATGCGCTACCTCCACTGGGCCGAACTGGCGGAGAAGGAGGGTTTCCCCGGGGTGGCCCGGCTGTTCCGGGCCGTGGCCCGGGCCGAGTGGATCCATGCCGGCAACCACTTGCGGGTGCTCAAAGACCGGGTGGGCGACGCGGCGGTCACGGCCGGCGGCGGGTTCGGGTACCAGTCCACGAGCCAGGCCTTGCAGGGGGGAATCGACGGCGAGACCTTCGAGATCGAGCAGATGTACCCGGTGTACAAGCAGGTGGCCGAGTTCCAAGGCGAGACCGCCGCGGTGCGCAGCTTCCACTATGCCCTGGAGACCGAGAAGGTCCACCGGGCCCTGTACGAGGAGGCCAAGGCCGCGGTGGACCAGGGCAAGGACATCTCGTTCGGCACCCTCCACGTCTGCCCGGTCTGCGGGTACACGGTGAAGGGCGACGCGCCCGAGCACTGCCCCGTGTGCGGCGCCGGAGCCGACCGGTTCGAGGCCCATCAGGTGTGA